CCTGGCGAGCTTCGTGGCGTCCCTCGCCGGGTCGGGCCTGTTGTGCGCCGAGGCGGAGGATGCGGACAGCAGAAGCGGGGCGGCGAGCGCGGTGGCGGCTGCGACGGCGACGAGTCTGCGGGACGTTGCGTTCACAGGGGTCCTTCCGATGCGAACGAGCGGTGACGACGGGAAGTCGGTCGAACCGGTCGAGCGGAACGATTCGAACGAGTTGAGAGAGTTGAGTGAATCGAGTGAGGGAAAGCTAGCGACCTTGAGGCCTGTTGGGGAACAGATGTGCCACAAGTCATCACTTTCCGGAAGCCCTTGACGATCACTCAGCCCTGTGGTCCCGTCATGCTCCGGCCCGGCGCGGGCCGTCCGCCGCGCCCGTCGTCCTCGCCTCCTTGGCGGCACGCTTGGCCTCCTGCTTGTGCGCGCGGACCCTGGCCAGGGTCTCGGGCCCGGTGATGTCCGCCGCCGAGCGGTACGAGCCCTCCTCGCCGTACGCGCCGGCCGCCGCGCGCCAGCCCTCGGGCCGTACGCCGTACTGCTTGCCGAGCAGTGCGAGGAAGATCTGCGACTTCTGCTTGCCGTAGCCGGGGAGTTCGGTCAGCCGTTTGAGCAGTTCGGCGCCCGTGGCGACGTCTCGCCACAGCCCGGCGGCGTCACCGTCGTAGTGCGCGATCAGGAACTGGCACAACTGCTGCACGCGCTTGGCCATGGACCCCGGGTAGCGGTGCACGGCCGGCTTCTCCGAGAGCAGCGCGGCGAATGCCTCGGGGTGGTAGGAGGCGATCGCGCGCGCGTCCAGATCGTCACCCCCCATGCGTACGGCGATGGTGTACGGCCCCGAGAACGCCCACTCCATGGGCACCTGCTGGTCCAGCAGCATGCCGACCAGGGCGGCCAGCGGGCTGCGCCCGAGCAGTTCGTCGGCCTCGGGTTGCTGTGCGATGCGAATCGTCGTGCTCATGGGCCGATGGTGGACCGTGAGTCGGAAGATGTCCGGGAGGCCACGCCCTGACGGTCTGTTCATATGACTGTTTTGTGGCGCGAATGGCGGTACGGGGAGTGGGGTAGAGCTGGAACCGGACAGCCGCCGGACACCGCAGGAATGCCCCGGAAACCCCCTGGAAAGGCCGCGCACCAGTGACTCAGCCCTTCGAACTGCCGGATTTCTACATGCCGTATCCGGCGCGTCTCAATCCCCACCTGGAGGAGGCCAGGGAGCACTCCCGGACGTGGGCGCGGGACATGGGGATGCTGGAGGGCTCCGGGATCTGGGAGCTGCGCGATCTCGACGCCCACGACTACGCGCTGCTGTGCGCGTACACCCATCCCGACTGCACGGCACCGCAGTTGTCGCTGGTCACGGACTGGTACGTGTGGGTCTTCTTCTTCGACGACCACTTCCTGGAGATCTTCAAGAGGACCCAGGACCGCGAGGGCGGCAAGGCGTACCTCGACCGGCTCGCCGCCTTCATGCCGATGGATCTGGCGGCGGGATTCCCCGAGCCGACGAATCCGGTGGAGGCCGGTCTCGCGGACCTGTGGACGCGGACGGTGCCGTCGATGTCCCTGGACTGGCGGGCGCGATTCGCCGAGAGCACGGAGAATCTGCTGTACGAGTCCCTCTGGGAGCTCGCCAACATCAACGCCGGGCGGATCGCCAATCCCGTCGAGTACATCGAGATGCGCCGCAAGGTCGGCGGCGCGCCGTGGTCGGCCGGACTCATCGAGTACGCGGCGGGGGCGGAGGTGCCGGCCGGGATCGCCGAGTCCCGGCCGATGCGGGTCCTGCGGGACACGTTCTCCGACGGGGTCCATCTGCGCAACGACCTCTTCTCGTACCAGCGGGAGATCGAGGAGGAGGGCGAGCTGAGCAACGGCGTGCTCGTCCTGGAGACGTTCCTGGGCTGCACGACGCAGGAGGCGGCCGACGCGGTCAACGATCTGCTGACGTCACGGCTCCACCAGTTCGAGAACACGGCCCTGACCGAGCTGGGGCCGCTCTTCGTGGAGAACGGCACCGACCCGGCAGCGGCGGCGGGGACCCTGGCGTATGTGAAGGGCCTCCAGGACTGGCAGTCCGGCGGCCACGAGTGGCACATGCGCTCCAGCCGGT
Above is a window of Streptomyces sp. NBC_01498 DNA encoding:
- a CDS encoding HhH-GPD-type base excision DNA repair protein, translating into MSTTIRIAQQPEADELLGRSPLAALVGMLLDQQVPMEWAFSGPYTIAVRMGGDDLDARAIASYHPEAFAALLSEKPAVHRYPGSMAKRVQQLCQFLIAHYDGDAAGLWRDVATGAELLKRLTELPGYGKQKSQIFLALLGKQYGVRPEGWRAAAGAYGEEGSYRSAADITGPETLARVRAHKQEAKRAAKEARTTGAADGPRRAGA